A section of the Gasterosteus aculeatus chromosome 10, fGasAcu3.hap1.1, whole genome shotgun sequence genome encodes:
- the LOC120825950 gene encoding forkhead box C1-A produces the protein MCREDLYPELTPPGAHMLSLRFRSHRRVGPGSSDSSTNKMRRRTEKLGALLPRCVPASSSQRGLFMKASTYLAKIAVLLQEAPGKMLTFSQLMDRLTPLIRQDRKSVENSIRVCLSSCKCFVKIPVVPDSPDSKRNYWKLDPSQITEKMVRRHFQGILQLFPELKSKVGTDNKGEPETRSARRAPEPAASRDVQIRCEVKFSGPFSIESLLKRDSPPARASAASPLSTRTLVGTSRSFRRDSEEPLLLPAAARSSSICSTGGSKHHGLIGAAQPINKKNECTRSSFPLHTRASVAPYFTIPQRCYVTYSVPTFAYNAPRFRL, from the exons ATGTGCCGAGAGGACTTATATCCAGAGCTCACCCCTCCAGGTGCACACATGCTCTCCCTGAGGTTCCGATCACACCGGCGCGTTGGACCTGGCTCTTCTGACTCCTCAACAAACAAGATGCGGAGAAGGACAGAGAAGCTCGGTGCTCTGCTACCTCGCTGCGTTCCAGCCAGCAGCTCTCAGCGAGGCCTCTTCATGAAGGCCTCCACCTACCTGGCGAAGATCGCTGTCCTCCTCCAAGAAGCTCCGGGCAAGATGCTCACTTTCAGTCAG TTGATGGACCGACTGACGCCATTAATCCGCCAAGATCGCAAATCTGTTGAGAACAGCATCAGAGTTTGTTTATCAAGCTGCAAATGTTTTGTCAAG aTTCCAGTGGTTCCTGATTCACCGGACAGTAAGAGAAACTACTGGAAACTGGATCCCAGTCAGATAACGGAGAAGATGGTGCGTCGTCACTTCCAAGGGATCCTGCAGCTCTTCCCAGAGTTGAAGTCCAAAGTGGGGACGGACAACAAGGGCGAACCAGAGACCCGCTCGGCTCGCCGCGCTCCCGAACCCGCAGCCTCCAGAGACGTTCAGATCAGATGCGAGGTGAAGTTCAGCGGCCCTTTCTCCATTGAATCCCTCCTGAAGAGAGACAGTCCCCCCGCCCGGGCCTCCGCAGCTTCTCCTCTGTCCACGCGCACTCTAGTTGGGACAAGCAGGAGCTTCAGGCGGGACTCTGAGGAGCCTCTActccttccagctgcagctAGAAGTTCTTCCATCTGCTCAACAGGAGGCAGCAAACACCACGGACTCATTGGAGCTGCTCAACCCATCAACAAGAAGAACGAGTGCACTCGATCCTCGTTCCCCCTTCACACGAGAGCCAGTGTTGCTCCTTATTTCACCATCCCTCAAAGATGCTACGTCACTTACTCCGTACCCACGTTTGCCTACAATGCTCCCCGGTTCCGTTTGTGA